GAATGTAACAAATTGCAATTTTCTTGGAGCCCAATTAATATTCTTTCCTCAAGAAAGCGGAGTTCAAATCCGATTCTAGTCATTTGCCacgtttaattttttcaaagttacCTCGATTTCATCTCTACTACCATCGTTTTTTAAGACCTATGTCCATGTTCACTTTTCGTGTTtactgtgttgttttttgctttcttattcattttttgCCTCCCTTTTCAGTGGTATCACCCTAGTACTGTTGGAATGAAGACAAATAACAGATATGCTATCTGCAATCCAGATACCAAAGAAGAACCAAATTACTGGTTACGAAGCTATGTCATAGAAGTAGGAGACATTGAAAGATTATATGTCACCTTTAGATACTTTATAAAGGCGTGCCAGCCATCAGCCTCGTTTTGCAAGGAATATTTTTACGCGTATGTCTGGGAATCAAATACAAGTGTCACTATGCAACAAATTCCTGATCCTATCATAAACTTTCAGCTTTATCGACGATTCGCCAATGTCACCCGTCAATCCGGTGAAACGAATTTAACAGTTCCCCTTCAGGTCACAAGCAAATATATTGTGATGGGTATTCGCGATCAAGGAGGATGCAGAACATTGTATTCCCTTAAAATCTCTTACAAggtttgcatttaaaaggTGTCACTTCTTCCAACAATTTCCGTGGTAGAATCAACTCCTGTGCAAGGAATTTGTTCAGCTAACTCTGTGCAAATTGTGCCTGGCAATTTGACTGTTCTTTGTCATAGCGATGGTGAGTGGAATACCAGTCGACTTGAAAGCAGATGTGTTTGAAAGGAAGACATGGAAAACAAAGCCGGAGTATGCCAAGGTATGCATGACTATTTTGTTCTACTTACTTTCGTTCCTTCTTTTGTCTCCATCAGCGTTTATTTTGGGTTATTCGgttcagtttgtttgtttgaattgcttgttcatgatattttttcttccttttactttcatttttattttattattgttatcatcaatattaattattttattattatgttcTTGTCTCGCACCATACATAAGCAGTCTTGTTAGTTCAGAGCATCAAGCTATATCCTCTACCTTTAggtgaaagaagtgttatatgaagtgcggtgtttgaaatcaaatgaagatatgatcctcgcacttgctggacaatttaaacaattgtctcatgaacctgaaaaattcaggtgactcaacgggattcgaacccatgacctctgcgatgccggtgcagtgctctaacccactgggctatgaagtcacacagttgagagcaggtcaatttgttgggctcatgttttcccgtgaaaggaatatcgtatgaaagaagtgttatattgTGTGACttcacttcatataacacttctttcatacgatattcctttcacgggaaaacatgagcccaacaaattgacctgctctcaactgtgtgacttcatagcccagtgggttagagcactgcaccggcatcgcagaggtcatgggttcgaatcccgttgagtcacctgaatttttcaggttcatgagacaattgtttaaattgtccagcaagtgcgaggatcatatcttcatttgaccTTTAGGTGTCTAGGGTCCTTCTCAAGATCACAGCTGTAACCAACAAcgtttcaaaaatgaaacaaagcaaagcgAACCAACCGTATTAATATCATTAGTTCTATTTTTATCTTATTCTTCTTATTttattgcattattttttctttttctttttgggttgGTAGCACCAGCAAAGAACATACGAAATATGCATTAAAGTGCCCATGAGGGAGAATTGTTTTTAAGTAGTCCTTTTAAGTACAtgattttcaagttttaagggtaagaaattattgattttttgagcgCTGAaagttggagtattttgtccTCACAAATGTATCGAATCGAGCGGCCAAAGTACCACGTGACAATAACTACTGACGTCACATTGGTGCCAAGAACTGCAATCCCATTATAGCAAAAGACAAGCAAGATAAGCGAAAGCGAATATTGCGTTTCTGGCGTCGACAGTAAAGAGATTTGTCGGAAGAAATTCGGTTTACAGAAGGTACGAGAATACACCAGTTCCCGACTGACGCGGTTGGAATGGCTGAATTTTGTCCGTAGACACGTACAAGCGCAATTTCAGTTATCCAACTTCAAAATGTACCTTGCTCTTCTCAGCCCACTGCTAAATCAGAGAGTGGTAAAAATAAGAGTTTGACCTCTCCGATTGTTCTGATTGTCCGAGCGTGTGCCAAGAAATTTGTTGTGAAGAATAGCAGAATCGTACAATCGCCCGAATCGTTTATGCTTAGAATCTCAAACTACATTCATAAAATAGCAGAATCTTACAGTCTGAGGCTTTTATCAATCTACTAAATCAGTGAGAATGTAGTGTAGCCCGATTTCGGCGTACGTCATTCTCCGATTTTATTCTAATCCTCTTGTTCTCTTTCCCGTTCTCTGGCCGCTGTGTAACCGTGACGTGTTGTGTTATACAAATTAAATGTTCAATGGATCATTCGAAGGGTCGATCCACGAGTTAACGCATATCTCGCCCCCACCACTGTTGGAGCAAGACCATCCGCGTAAGCTAAGTcttattcctttctttttgttgttgacttttttttttcttttttttcccacgTGTTACATATAGGatatggatttctagtttctgaaaaaaactgtgatgctgtgtcggtgggagggtgaaacaaaaattcggttttatcaaacgagtcgataaaggttgaattaccaccggaaagattttgaaagctgacgtttcgagcgttggcccttcgtcagagcgaatagaggaattgtggggcgTTGTAGGTTTATATGGGAGTATGGAGGAGttatgccattggtggaaatatggcaACATGATTTTCTGAATAATTTAGAGGAAcgagaagcgttcattgatcccgtgtggagagagtgtacccagttgaaaggtgaatttttgttcgaaatttttgcggctttctgtccCCAAATCGTCATGTTGTGGTTGGAAAGATtcggaagattaaaatggcgcgcaacTGGTTTTGGCGCATCTGTATCGTTTTTTCTACATCTCGTAGTTGTTCGCGAAAGCGGTCCGCCAATCTTCTCTCTGTTTCGCCTAGGTAGATCTTCTAAACTAGCGTGTAGGTTATGCAATAGGTGACATTTACGGAGATGCATGTAAAGTGGTCAGTGATTGGGCCCTGAGATCTTAACCATTTTAGAATTAAAGGGACAAaatttgcatcgtgtgcgtttacatttgaaggttcctggttggttgtcaGACTTGACATTTCGAATTCCTCGAGTAAATACGGACGAGCGGTATTCCTAATAATAAGATATGGTTATTTAAGACAAAGTCGTCGTTAATATTAAGCTTTCCAAAAATTATATGTGACATCTCCAGAGTTTCAACATAAATGCCGTTTTCTTTTAGACAGGGAAGTTAACGGATAGAAAGCAAATGCTGAATGAATTCCGTTCTTTCTTGACAAAATGTGCAAGGAGGAGAAGCAACTAAATAAGACTGACAAAGCCATGGAATTCTTCATTTGCATGGacaattcaatttaaaattttatattgaaattACATAGCCTTCGATTCCAGAGTATTGCAGAATGGTAAGGAATAAGCCGGTCCCCATTCCACATTTATATCAGGGTATTTATCTGTTAGGCTATACATATTAAGAGAAGAAGAGTTCAAGTTTACCAAGGCGAATTAGTGTATTTAAGGAAACCTAACTTAATCATGTCATCCCATCTTGATTGTTGTCGCCTGCGTCCACTACAGATAGAGGTCCATCGTCATAACTTCAAGGCGCAATAGCACCGTAGCCGCGTGATATGTCAGAGAAGCAGCCCTTTTAGAATCGCCAGACATGCCTTTCTAAAATCTCGTTAGCGACAACAGCGAAATGAGCGAAAACAAACTTGTAACCAACTGACATCAAAACTTGGAATTTCGGATTCATAGTAGACTCAACCCAGTTCTCCGGCCATTGTGAGAGCAAAATAGCCTAAGTTTGAGCGTTCGTAAAGTTCTCCTGCACTCGCAATCTTCTGAATCATATACTTTAATTGGCAAAGTTTATAACAGCAAACAGCAAATTTCTCTTCGAAGGCACTTTGAGGTCTATTTACAGGACAGAAAGATTGGGTGCGGACTAGTCAAGAGATAGGATGGGACCTTACATTCTTGCTCGTGTAAACTGTACGTGTCATGTTTTTTGAGATtcgtgttttctttatttgagaCCATGGACGTCTATGGCCCCAAAGGTAGGTTAAAAACTCGGTCCGGGCCAGCTAACTCATTCCTACGCCAGCTTGTGTAATAATCTCACTGATCGCATGCGCAGTACTGTACTCCCATACTGAAAATAGATCCGGTCGCCAAAGGTATAGTGTAAACGCAACCTTCAAGACGTTGAGctatgcaaaatttttgtcCGACCCGTGGGAAATTATTATCCGTTTTAACGGATAAAATCATGCAGTCCTTTCTACGTTTTCAACGAGTCCGTACCCAATTTGTCTCTCGTGTAAATGGGCTTTGAAGGAATGCTTGACAGTGATACCGATCCACCGCTTCGGAAATAGGTAGTAGTGAAGAGCTCCACAGTTTTTCTATGGATAGTGTATCAATTTCTTTTAAGTAAAAGCttgattgtttttatttcctctctATATAATGACAGTCTGCCCATCTGCAAATTACAATGAAGAAAAGGGATTTATTTGTACTGGTACGTCATGATTTATTTACTTTAGTAAGTTATCTATTTATAGATTTCGCTTACTTGACCTCACCTTGAATGCCAGCGGAATTCGATCCTAAAATGTAACAGTAACATGAATTTTAGTAACCTCTTGCGCAAAGTGTTGGATGCATGTGACAAAACAGAAGAATGATTAAAACGAATACTTTTCCACATCCTTTAAACTAAACATGCACCCAAGTCAGCACCATCGAATCAAGGCTTAATTGAATTTCGCAGTATCTTATTTTACTGTAATCATGTTATCAATTCCCAGAGTTTTTGTAATTATCATCCGCAGTTATATGTGCAGTTAGTAGGGGAGGTGAGGGTTGGATAGTTTATTTGTGCGTTAACGGCAAAACATAACAACACTGAAATCTATCAAATCTAAAGGAAAATCAGCGCCCATTAGATCATACTAACGCTGACGGATGCACCAGAATGGGCTCCGTACATGTTGAAACAAATGACTTACAGAGCTGAGATGGTGACATCGTAACGTTGTCGTGTGCGACTCAACGCTCCGATGATACTACCCTCAATAGTAAGATTTTCCAGccaatatatacatatatatatatgaatttACTACGGCCTCGGGCGGTACTGAAGAAAAATAAGGACCGACCTACGTCGGTGAATAAcgttcattatttttttcccgagAATGAAGGCAAGAAGCGAGTAAAGCAAGAGTTGTTGGCTCCTACGCACCgtcatctttcttttttatgacCATCATGAAACGGCAAATCAAGATATTAAGCTCGTCTGCAGTCTTCAATTTCTGTGTTTCCGCTTACCTTACGAAAAAACCACGTTCAGACGTTCAAGTCGTACGCTGTTTTTTTAACTGTGTTTTCCACTCGTTGGCCTAAAATGTAGTTTTGCACGTTTGACACTTTGCTAATTTTCTTCGTTATCTATCGcactgatatatatatatatattttttttttttttctttgattttcaattGTCATCATCTCACCGATCGGGATAATAAAATTGACTTCCGTCTGAATCCATGTCGATAAGCGAGAACATAAATGTGTACGTGTTTATTGTTTGCGAGTTTAAAGGAACCATTGAAAAGTTCGTCACGCCAGAGTTCCGCCCGGCTTAGAGGGCAAGATCGCAAAAAAAAACCCGCTCACGGAACCAATCAGGTTGCAGGATTTGAAGAATTCCGCCAGATCACAAacgttgaaaaaataaatatatatacaatatagACTCGAGTGTTTTACtggaaaatataaaataataataaataataaataataaatgataacataaaaattaaaatttctcaATCTCATTGACTACACTATGAATCATTTCTTAGAAATCCCATCAGCCCCAACAAATGCCAAGGTAACATTTGTCAACCAAAGCGCCGTAAAGCTGGCATGGTTACTTCCTGTAATAACTGGTGTTCAGACTCACGTGTATTATGACGTAGAATGTCGTAAGACTTGCAATGATGATGACGTAATCAACTGTGACGAGAGAGCTTGCGGGAGCCAAGTCAATTACCTACCAAGTAAACACAGATTAAACGAGACGCACGTGGTCATCACACATTTGTCGTCATTTGTCACTTACGAGTTCAGAATTTACGCAAGGAACAGAGTTAGTGAAGTGGCTCAAATGCTGCACAGAATTGAAGCAAGCTTCACTTTGCATAGGATAACCACAAATGCATCGAGtgagtttttttctcttccttttcctcATTTTCGGTAAATAAATGTGCCAAATAATACAATTACAGTTGATAAGAAAGCAGCAAAAGACATAGTAAGTCTTACCCTTGTTATGTAGCCAGAACGTCACGGTGAAAGTTAGTGGCATCGTCCAAACCGAACATTCTTTGGTTATCTTATGCAAACTGCTAATCTTGTCAATTGCTTTCTTTGCTTATCAGGAAAAATATCATTGGAAAATTGGTGCATGTCGACTCATACTACAACCTTCAAAATTACCTGACGGAATGTGGCGAGAAATTCAGATGACTTCACTAACATAAAATGTCCTCCACACTCGATTCTTATCCTATACCGTACAAAAGAACATATCCAGACTATCATTAAAGCCGCTATGTGGACAAACAAACGAGTCTTAGGGTGCCTGTGCTAATATTAGTGATATAGTTTGACCAAATCTCTTTATTTGTAGTTCCTTCAAAGGCTCAAATCTCCTTTGAACAGCTAAGTGACACTGTGGTTCGCATTTCATGGAGATTGGACagtgcaaatggcctactgctGGCCTATTACCTTACATACACCAGAGTAGATGATACGAAAGATTCAAAAACCATCAAGACAACTAAAACAGAAGTTATCTTAACTGGACTTAAACTTGGAAAGACATACAGTTTTGTGGTGAGGGAtcagtttgtttatttacGAATGAAAGCAGCAGAAACGTTACGTTTTGAgaccatttattttttttactaagCACAGTGTACATGACGCTTCCTATAGCCCTCTTTAATATTCAAAATTTGGTTACTTCTACAATCAAAGTCAGGTGGAAGGTGCTTATTTGGTTATTTAAGCAAAAGACCgtattttctttgtgtttcagTTATATCTGCGTAATGAACCAGAGGAATGTTagatgaacaaaagaaaaagcttgtaaatctCGAGCCGGAGGCTTCAGTAATAAGAGAAAATGCTGTCTATTGCTTGCCTAACACAATTGTAAGTGGTAACAATGCGGTTTACGAGAAAATATGGTTTACAATGCAGTGATCAAggtttgtctttcttttatATTCACCATACGACGCGTAATAGCAAGAGATGTAAGTATGAGTTCAATAGCACAATAAACCAtcggtttttgaccaatcaaaaagcGCGTAGTAACTCGCGTAGTTATTTTGATTACATTATATAGGTGGCCGCGGAAAATCACATAGGAAGAAGTTACAGTAATTCTGTGATTAAAACTATAATAGACAGTAAGTTCCTCTTAGTGTGTTGCTTTATtgcacttttgttttcgtttgttAAATCGTGGTGCATAACGTCTTCATTTCCAATTCCTCTTCAGATGACTCCAGCACTGATTCTTCTACAGATGCCCTTACCTTTATCGTGATATGTGTGATACTCTCCGCAATTCTGTTGATTGGAGCTACCTTTGTTGGTGTTTACGTTTATCGGCAAAGGTAGAGTcagcaaactgaaatttgaCTTGAACACTCGATGGAAGTTTTAAGTGTCTGGATGCAGTTTTCGAAAACGTTGATCTCGATGACACAAGAGTCGTCAGCAAAAAACCTCTGCCAATCAAGAGGAATACAAAAACATTTGAGGACAGCATGATTTTTGCTACTTAGAGACCGCTAAGGCCTTTTAAACCAGGTTAAAACTGTTCACTAACTGTCGCGCAAAGACCAATGGACATGAAACTTTCTTTCCCAATGAACTCCTATGTTCTATTTACACCGCAAAAGTTCTTTAGCAAGATTGTTCGCTTTATTGTGGTCAATCGTGTTAAAAAAATAGGAAGTTTAAAGTTAGAAATTTCGATTGAATTGGCACTGTGCTCTAACCTCCGTTAAGAAAGAAACCAGCAAGAAGGAACCTTCCACTTATCCTCTCTTTCTCCATATTGGTCGGCTAAAAGTTCCATTACCTGTCATAAGAGCATGCATTCCCAGCGAAACATGTTCTGCTTCTATTTCACTTGCAGAAAAGCAAGGAACAGATCAGAACGCAAAAGAGGTAAGCTTGGGcataaacaaagcaaaatgagattatttttgttgatttacACTGTTGCTGAAAcgtgatatttttttctttttgcttaaCTCC
This sequence is a window from Acropora palmata chromosome 6, jaAcrPala1.3, whole genome shotgun sequence. Protein-coding genes within it:
- the LOC141885090 gene encoding ephrin type-A receptor 4-like; translation: METPDCRKCTWNWDTSAFFNGSTNTWYHPSTVGMKTNNRYAICNPDTKEEPNYWLRSYVIEVGDIERLYVTFRYFIKACQPSASFCKEYFYAYVWESNTSVTMQQIPDPIINFQLYRRFANVTRQSGETNLTVPLQVTSKYIVMAMVSGIPVDLKADVFERKTWKTKPEYAKTMDVYGPKEIPSAPTNAKVTFVNQSAVKLAWLLPVITGVQTHVYYDVECRKTCNDDDVINCDERACGSQVNYLPSKHRLNETHVVITHLSSFVTYEFRIYARNRVSEVAQMLHRIEASFTLHRITTNASIPSKAQISFEQLSDTVVRISWRLDSANGLLLAYYLTYTRVDDTKDSKTIKTTKTEVILTGLKLGKTYSFVLYLRNEPEEYDSSTDSSTDALTFIVICVILSAILLIGATFVGVYVYRQRKARNRSERKRERVSRVGEDNSDNLLATPQTSRGDVMTNHGQYMEMTDTPDLELERNEIKFIRLLGSGNFGEVYKAIVNDCIVAVKSLKENASQKDKQDMFTELHMMKYLKSHNHVVQIIGYSTRSDPILLILEYIPYGDLLGYLRISRGHHDIYNSGEKKPTSRLTDTELLSFAWMIADGMSYLADMRVVHRDLAARNVLVGENKVCKISDFGLARDVNTEVYVRTSQARLPVKWMPPESLFLGESSTKSDVWSYGIVWWEVFTIGDSPYPRVEPRQVASLLERGYRMPRPNHISEELYSVMSECWLEKPEDRPSFQWICTAMKRLINDHKTYVNLDIYNDGDYVNFDMVDELQ